In the Populus trichocarpa isolate Nisqually-1 chromosome 1, P.trichocarpa_v4.1, whole genome shotgun sequence genome, one interval contains:
- the LOC7456253 gene encoding omega-hydroxypalmitate O-feruloyl transferase, whose protein sequence is MGIEAEKFSAMEYSNGNVFQLVVKQGEPTLVPPAEETEKGLYFLSNLDQNIAVIVRTIYCFKSEEKGNENAGEVIKNALKKVLVHYYPLAGRLTISSEAKLIINCTGEGAVFVEAEANCALEEIGDITKPDPDTLGKLVYDIPGAKNILEMPPLVAQVTKFTCGGFALGLCMNHCMFDGIGAMEFVNSWGETARGLPLCVPPFIDRSILKARNPPKIEYPHQEFAEIKDKSSTNDLYKDEMLYSSFCFDSEMLEKIKMKAMEDGVLGKCTTFEGLSAFVWRARTKALKMLPDQQTKLLFAVDGRPKFKPPLPKGYFGNGIVLTNSMCQAGELLDRPLSHAVGLVQDAIKMVTDSYMRSAMDYFEATRVRPSLASTLLITTWSRLSFYTTDFGWGEPVLSGPVALPEKEVILFLSHGKERKSINVLLGLPALAMKTFQEMIQI, encoded by the exons ATG GGTATAGAGGCTGAAAAGTTTTCTGCAATGGAGTACTCTAATGGCAATGTATTTCAACTAGTTGTGAAACAAGGAGAGCCAACTCTTGTTCCTCCAGCCGAGGAGACAGAGAAGGGTCTTTACTTTCTCTCCAACCTTGACCAAAACATTGCAGTGATTGTGCGTACAATCTACTGCTTCAAGTCAGaagagaaaggaaatgaaaatgcTGGAGAAGTGATCAAGAATGCCTTGAAAAAGGTTCTTGTGCACTACTATCCTCTTGCCGGGCGGCTAACAATAAGCTCAGAGGCAAAGCTTATTATAAATTGCACTGGAGAAGGTGCTGTTTTTGTTGAGGCTGAAGCAAACTGTGCACTGGAAGAGATTGGTGACATAACAAAGCCCGATCCAGACACTCTTGGGAAGCTGGTTTATGACATTCCTGGTGCAAAGAACATACTGGAGATGCCTCCTTTGGTGGCTCAG GTCACCAAGTTCACATGTGGAGGATTTGCACTAGGATTGTGCATGAATCATTGTATGTTCGATGGCATTGGTGCTATGGAATTTGTGAACTCATGGGGTGAAACAGCCAGAGGCTTGCCACTCTGTGTCCCTCCATTCATTGACAGAAGCATACTTAAAGCCCGGAACCCTCCAAAGATTGAGTACCCCCACCAAGAATTCGCCGAGATAAAAGACAAGTCCAGCACAAATGACCTTTACAAAGATGAAATGCTCTACAGCTCCTTCTGTTTCGATTCTGAAATGCTtgaaaagatcaaaatgaaagcCATGGAAGATGGGGTTCTTGGAAAGTGCACTACTTTTGAAGGGCTCTCAGCTTTTGTATGGAGAGCTCGAACCAAGGCACTCAAAATGCTGCCTGATCAACAAACAAAGCTCCTATTTGCTGTCGATGGAAGGCCAAAATTTAAACCCCCCCTACCAAAAGGGTACTTCGGAAATGGAATTGTGTTGACCAATTCGATGTGCCAAGCAGGGGAACTACTAGACAGGCCACTATCACATGCAGTGGGGCTTGTTCAAGATGCAATTAAAATGGTCACAGACAGTTACATGAGATCTGCTATGGATTATTTTGAAGCAACAAGAGTTAGGCCTTCTCTGGCTTCGACTCTACTGATAACAACTTGGTCTAGGCTATCTTTCTACACTACAGATTTTGGGTGGGGAGAGCCAGTTCTATCTGGGCCAGTGGCATTACCAGAGAAGGA